The Sorangiineae bacterium MSr11367 genome window below encodes:
- a CDS encoding TlpA family protein disulfide reductase, giving the protein MKTSLFRVVLVAVLTSALGACGGGGTGGEGGEAKTGGAEGAHPLVGAPGPDFAVDSVNGQGKMSFKGLEGKVVLVDFWATWCEPCKKSFPKLQGLHTKYKANGFEILAVSEDDEKSKEISDFGTTYGAKFAIGWDDGKGIAKKWEPKSMPSSFVVDRKGVVRFVHLGYHDGEEDELEKEIKSLL; this is encoded by the coding sequence ATGAAGACTTCATTGTTCCGTGTCGTGCTAGTGGCCGTGCTCACCTCCGCGCTCGGCGCGTGCGGGGGTGGAGGCACCGGTGGAGAAGGTGGAGAAGCCAAGACGGGTGGCGCGGAAGGCGCGCACCCGCTGGTAGGAGCTCCCGGTCCGGATTTCGCCGTCGACTCGGTGAACGGACAGGGGAAAATGTCGTTCAAGGGCCTCGAAGGCAAGGTGGTTCTCGTCGATTTCTGGGCGACGTGGTGCGAGCCCTGCAAAAAATCCTTCCCGAAGCTGCAGGGGCTTCACACGAAGTACAAGGCGAACGGCTTCGAGATCCTCGCGGTCTCGGAGGACGACGAGAAGAGCAAGGAGATCTCGGACTTCGGTACGACCTATGGTGCCAAGTTCGCGATAGGGTGGGATGACGGGAAGGGCATCGCCAAGAAGTGGGAGCCCAAGAGCATGCCCTCCTCCTTCGTGGTCGATCGAAAAGGCGTCGTGCGCTTCGTCCATCTCGGCTATCATGATGGCGAAGAGGACGAGCTCGAGAAGGAAATCAAGAGCCTTCTCTGA